In Phycodurus eques isolate BA_2022a chromosome 10, UOR_Pequ_1.1, whole genome shotgun sequence, a genomic segment contains:
- the LOC133408297 gene encoding synaptotagmin-2 isoform X1, with the protein MKFNLFRKPQPVAPAEPTGATTIASMAPTPAAISTVAENSGNNTEISKNDMFEEIKSKFLNEIDKIPLPPWALIAIAVVAALLVLTCCFCIIKKCCCKKKKNKKGKKGKDGFNMKNMEGGEKPQDEDDDEGETGLTEEEKEEEEKEQEKLGKLQYSIDYDFENTKLTVGILQAAELMSMDSGGTSDPYVRVLLFPDKKKKFDTKVHKKTLNPVFNETFVFKVPYEELGGKTLVMSVFDYDRFSKHDVIGEVKLPMNTIDLGRPIEEWRDLESADQEEPEKLGDICISLRYVPTAGKLTVCILEAKNLKKMDACGLSDPYVKIQLLQGGKRLKKKKTTVKKNTLNPYYNESFSFEIPLEQMQKILVAVTVFDYDKIGKNDAIGKIFVGSKATGLGLKHWSDMLANPRRPIAQWHPLQPEEDIDGQLASLAAKK; encoded by the exons ATGAAGTTCAACCTTTTCAGGAAGCCGCAGCCGGTGGCCCCTGCCGAGCCCACCGGAGCTACCACCATCGCCAGTATGGCCCCCACCCCGGCCGCCATCTCCACGGTGGCCGAAAACTCTGGCAACAACACGGAGATCAGCAAGAACGACATGTTTGAGGAGATCAAGAGCAAGTTCTTGAATGAAATCGACAAAATCCCAC TGCCCCCGTGGGCTTTGATCGCCATCGCAGTGGTGGCTGCTCTGCTGGTCCTCACCTGCTGCTTCTGCATCATCAAGAAGTGCTgctgcaagaagaagaagaacaagaaaggCAAGAAGGGCAAGGACGGCTTCAACATGAAGAACATGGAGGGTGGTGAG AAACCACAGGATGAAGACGACGATGAGGGAGAGACCGGGCTCAcggaagaggagaaggaggaagaggagaaggaacAAGAGAAGCTGGGCAAGCTGCAATATTCCATCGACTATGACTTTGAGAACACAAAG CTCACAGTCGGGATCCTTCAAGCGGCAGAACTCATGTCCATGGATTCGGGCGGGACTTCTGATCCATATGTTCGAGTTCTGCTCTTCCccgacaagaagaagaagtttgACACCAAAGTCCACAAGAAAACGCTCAACCCCGTCTTTAATGAGACCTTTGTCTTCAAG GTGCCCTACGAAGAGCTCGGTGGCAAAACTTTGGTGATGTCCGTTTTCGACTACGATCGCTTCTCCAAGCACGACGTCATCGGCGAGGTGAAGCTGCCCATGAACACCATCGACCTCGGGCGTCCCATCGAGGAGTGGCGGGACCTGGAGAGCGCCGATCAAGAGGAG CCTGAGAAACTGGGGGACATCTGCATCTCCCTGCGTTACGTCCCCACTGCCGGGAAACTCACTGTCTGCATACTGGAGGCCAAGAACCTGAAAAAGATGGATGCCTGTGGATTATCCG ACCCATATGTGAAGATCCAGCTGCTGCAGGGGGGTAAGcgtctgaagaagaagaagacaacgGTGAAAAAGAACACCCTTAACCCATACTACAATGAATCATTCAGCTTTGAAATCCCACTGGAACAGATGCAG AAAATCCTCGTGGCCGTTACGGTATTCGACTACGACAAGATCGGCAAGAACGACGCAATCGGCAAGATCTTTGTGGGCAGCAAGGCCACCGGGCTAGGTCTTAAGCACTGGTCCGACATGCTGGCCAACCCACGCCGCCCCATTGCCCAGTGGCACCCTTTGCAACCGGAGGAGGACATCGACGGTCAGCTTGCCTCCTTGGCAGCCAAGAAGTAA
- the LOC133408297 gene encoding synaptotagmin-2 isoform X2, with the protein MKFNLFRKPQPVAPAEPTGATTIASMAPTPAAISTVAENSGNNTEISKNDMFEEIKSKFLNEIDKIPLPPWALIAIAVVAALLVLTCCFCIIKKCCCKKKKNKKGKKGKDGFNMKNMEGGEDEDDDEGETGLTEEEKEEEEKEQEKLGKLQYSIDYDFENTKLTVGILQAAELMSMDSGGTSDPYVRVLLFPDKKKKFDTKVHKKTLNPVFNETFVFKVPYEELGGKTLVMSVFDYDRFSKHDVIGEVKLPMNTIDLGRPIEEWRDLESADQEEPEKLGDICISLRYVPTAGKLTVCILEAKNLKKMDACGLSDPYVKIQLLQGGKRLKKKKTTVKKNTLNPYYNESFSFEIPLEQMQKILVAVTVFDYDKIGKNDAIGKIFVGSKATGLGLKHWSDMLANPRRPIAQWHPLQPEEDIDGQLASLAAKK; encoded by the exons ATGAAGTTCAACCTTTTCAGGAAGCCGCAGCCGGTGGCCCCTGCCGAGCCCACCGGAGCTACCACCATCGCCAGTATGGCCCCCACCCCGGCCGCCATCTCCACGGTGGCCGAAAACTCTGGCAACAACACGGAGATCAGCAAGAACGACATGTTTGAGGAGATCAAGAGCAAGTTCTTGAATGAAATCGACAAAATCCCAC TGCCCCCGTGGGCTTTGATCGCCATCGCAGTGGTGGCTGCTCTGCTGGTCCTCACCTGCTGCTTCTGCATCATCAAGAAGTGCTgctgcaagaagaagaagaacaagaaaggCAAGAAGGGCAAGGACGGCTTCAACATGAAGAACATGGAGGGTGGTGAG GATGAAGACGACGATGAGGGAGAGACCGGGCTCAcggaagaggagaaggaggaagaggagaaggaacAAGAGAAGCTGGGCAAGCTGCAATATTCCATCGACTATGACTTTGAGAACACAAAG CTCACAGTCGGGATCCTTCAAGCGGCAGAACTCATGTCCATGGATTCGGGCGGGACTTCTGATCCATATGTTCGAGTTCTGCTCTTCCccgacaagaagaagaagtttgACACCAAAGTCCACAAGAAAACGCTCAACCCCGTCTTTAATGAGACCTTTGTCTTCAAG GTGCCCTACGAAGAGCTCGGTGGCAAAACTTTGGTGATGTCCGTTTTCGACTACGATCGCTTCTCCAAGCACGACGTCATCGGCGAGGTGAAGCTGCCCATGAACACCATCGACCTCGGGCGTCCCATCGAGGAGTGGCGGGACCTGGAGAGCGCCGATCAAGAGGAG CCTGAGAAACTGGGGGACATCTGCATCTCCCTGCGTTACGTCCCCACTGCCGGGAAACTCACTGTCTGCATACTGGAGGCCAAGAACCTGAAAAAGATGGATGCCTGTGGATTATCCG ACCCATATGTGAAGATCCAGCTGCTGCAGGGGGGTAAGcgtctgaagaagaagaagacaacgGTGAAAAAGAACACCCTTAACCCATACTACAATGAATCATTCAGCTTTGAAATCCCACTGGAACAGATGCAG AAAATCCTCGTGGCCGTTACGGTATTCGACTACGACAAGATCGGCAAGAACGACGCAATCGGCAAGATCTTTGTGGGCAGCAAGGCCACCGGGCTAGGTCTTAAGCACTGGTCCGACATGCTGGCCAACCCACGCCGCCCCATTGCCCAGTGGCACCCTTTGCAACCGGAGGAGGACATCGACGGTCAGCTTGCCTCCTTGGCAGCCAAGAAGTAA